In one window of Streptomyces sp. FXJ1.172 DNA:
- a CDS encoding COG4705 family protein, with the protein MPEVTIWFWIIKILCTTVGESFADWINMNLGVGLINTALIFTVVLAGVMAWQLGTKRYIPFVYWLTVVVVSVTGTLYTDILTDSQGVPLALSSSVFAGVLAVVFGIWYARERTLSVHSITTRPRELFYWLAVLVTFALGTATGDWTLDLTGWSPGVSVFLPLGLIVAIVLGWRLGANAVLSFWLAYILTRPLGANLGDWLGSPGGDGGLGLGTAVTSVIFLAAILATVVYLTLSRSDVIETQDPADTPQAPNPARERVMLGYYAVVAVATAALLVWAHNQPHAAAAGDDAPAPVTTHLTPKQATSPFPATEIAKFRTITADTLAKLNSGDQRAATTRVTDLESAWDDDQPTLEPKSEKAWHFLDGEIDQVLTSLRAPNPDKATEVKALDTLLTSLG; encoded by the coding sequence GTGCCCGAGGTCACGATCTGGTTCTGGATCATCAAGATCCTGTGCACCACGGTCGGCGAGAGCTTCGCCGACTGGATCAACATGAACCTCGGTGTCGGCCTGATCAACACCGCGTTGATCTTCACCGTCGTGCTGGCCGGCGTCATGGCCTGGCAACTCGGCACCAAACGCTACATCCCGTTCGTGTACTGGCTCACCGTCGTGGTGGTGAGTGTGACCGGCACCCTCTACACCGACATCCTCACCGACAGCCAGGGCGTTCCCCTCGCCCTGAGCAGCAGTGTGTTCGCCGGTGTCCTCGCCGTCGTCTTCGGCATCTGGTACGCACGCGAGCGGACCCTGTCGGTCCACAGCATCACCACCCGTCCCCGCGAACTCTTCTACTGGCTCGCGGTCCTCGTCACGTTCGCCCTCGGCACCGCCACCGGCGACTGGACCCTGGACCTGACCGGCTGGAGCCCGGGCGTCTCCGTGTTCCTGCCGCTCGGGTTGATCGTCGCGATCGTCCTCGGATGGCGCCTCGGTGCCAACGCGGTGCTCTCCTTCTGGCTGGCCTACATCCTCACGCGCCCGCTCGGCGCCAACCTCGGCGACTGGCTCGGCTCGCCCGGCGGCGACGGCGGCCTGGGCCTCGGCACCGCGGTGACCAGCGTGATCTTCCTGGCCGCCATCCTTGCCACGGTCGTGTACCTCACGCTCAGCCGGAGCGACGTCATCGAAACCCAGGACCCGGCCGACACCCCCCAGGCGCCGAACCCGGCACGTGAGCGGGTCATGCTCGGCTACTACGCCGTCGTGGCGGTCGCGACCGCGGCGCTTCTCGTCTGGGCACACAACCAGCCCCACGCGGCGGCGGCCGGCGATGACGCGCCCGCGCCTGTCACCACCCATCTCACCCCGAAGCAGGCGACGTCACCGTTCCCGGCGACTGAGATCGCGAAGTTCCGCACGATCACGGCCGACACTCTGGCGAAGCTCAACTCGGGCGACCAGCGGGCCGCGACCACCCGGGTGACCGACCTGGAGTCCGCTTGGGACGACGACCAGCCCACTCTCGAGCCCAAGAGCGAGAAGGCGTGGCACTTCCTCGACGGCGAGATCGACCAGGTCCTGACGTCACTGCGCGCCCCGAACCCCGACAAGGCCACCGAGGTCAAGGCACTCGACACGCTCCTCACCTCACTCGGCTGA